A genomic stretch from Candidatus Nitrososphaera gargensis Ga9.2 includes:
- a CDS encoding YsnF/AvaK domain-containing protein, with the protein MANTESIAWDDVVKKEARGAVDDSDFGEVQEIGQHYVLTQKGVMKKEKFYVPKYLVQGYDGKTLWFDASEDQLQGWRRDTAPSYDEYSSFRKPEAPKDIETRIPVIEERLQVSKRESTDEATITKRPVTENKTVEVPVTHEELTVERRPATDTTQAEGPVSSDTEIKVPLRREEVEVTKKPYVKEEVVIKKEPVTETQTVSDTVTSEQVDVEGKKRRQH; encoded by the coding sequence ATGGCAAATACAGAATCAATAGCATGGGATGATGTGGTAAAAAAAGAAGCAAGGGGCGCTGTAGATGATTCAGACTTTGGCGAAGTGCAAGAGATAGGACAGCATTATGTGCTGACTCAGAAGGGAGTCATGAAGAAAGAAAAGTTCTATGTACCGAAATATTTGGTGCAGGGCTATGATGGTAAAACGCTATGGTTTGATGCCTCTGAAGACCAGCTTCAGGGCTGGAGGAGGGATACTGCACCCTCGTATGACGAATATTCAAGCTTCAGAAAGCCAGAGGCACCTAAGGACATAGAAACAAGAATACCCGTCATTGAAGAAAGGCTGCAAGTTTCAAAGCGAGAGTCGACAGACGAAGCTACTATTACCAAAAGGCCAGTAACTGAAAACAAGACCGTGGAAGTGCCTGTAACACATGAAGAATTAACTGTAGAGCGAAGACCTGCAACTGATACAACGCAGGCAGAAGGGCCGGTGTCGTCAGACACAGAGATCAAGGTTCCATTGCGCAGGGAAGAGGTCGAGGTCACCAAAAAACCATACGTGAAGGAAGAGGTAGTTATAAAGAAAGAGCCGGTAACAGAAACACAGACAGTTAGTGACACTGTGACCAGCGAACAGGTAGACGTTGAAGGGAAAAAGCGAAGACAACACTGA
- a CDS encoding CDC48 family AAA ATPase — MNQGALPLKVLEAYARDVGKGIARIDYDTMASLGVAAGDVLEIKGSRRTVAKCLPLYPSDEGKNSIRIDGLMRNNAGVGIGDMANAKKVKAVPAEKILVSPLEAMPPIDERYISDSLENTPLVKGDNIMLPYFGGRLTFQVVGVTPPADAVLVTSKTLFTITEKDADLRGMPHVSYEDIGGLKDELQKVREMIELPLRHPEIFEKLGIEAPKGVLLFGPPGTGKTLLAKAVASESNAHFITISGPEIMSKFYGESEARLREIFKEAKDKAPSIIFIDEIDSIAPKREEVTGEVERRVVSQMLSLMDGLEGRGKVIVIAATNRQNALDPALRRPGRFDREIEIKVPDKHGRLEILQIHSRNMPLDTDVDQPRIAAVSHGFVGADLEYLCKEAAMKCLRRLLPELNMEEDKLPPATLDKLIITQNDFDQAIRDVTPSAMREVFLESPDVKWQDIGGLDGVKRELQEAVEWPLRYPDLYAKLGHKVPKGILLHGPSGTGKTLLAKAVATESEANFISVKGPELVSKWIGESERGIREVFRRARQAAPCVIFLDEIDSIAPTRGGGMEGGGGGSGTERIVSQILTEIDGISELHGVVVLGATNRPDMVDPALLRPGRFDRIILVPNPDSKTRAKILEIHANGKPIGQDVNIQKIAEAMTEGFSGADTAAVVNTAISLVLHEYLAKYPTPEEAAKHATEAHIMLRHFEQAVKKIKTQRDTKPREAMALSLYK; from the coding sequence ATGAATCAAGGTGCTTTACCGCTAAAGGTCTTGGAAGCCTATGCAAGAGATGTAGGCAAAGGCATAGCCAGGATTGATTATGACACTATGGCATCTTTGGGAGTAGCAGCGGGTGACGTTCTCGAAATAAAGGGCAGCCGCAGGACTGTTGCCAAATGTTTACCACTTTATCCTTCAGATGAGGGAAAAAACAGCATCAGGATAGATGGGCTGATGAGAAATAATGCAGGCGTCGGGATAGGAGACATGGCAAATGCAAAGAAAGTGAAAGCAGTCCCGGCAGAGAAAATTTTAGTATCTCCACTCGAAGCGATGCCGCCTATAGATGAACGATATATTTCTGATTCTCTTGAGAACACTCCACTTGTCAAAGGCGACAATATCATGTTGCCTTATTTTGGCGGCAGGCTTACATTCCAAGTAGTTGGTGTAACCCCGCCCGCGGATGCGGTACTTGTGACAAGCAAGACTTTATTCACCATTACTGAAAAAGATGCAGATTTGCGAGGTATGCCCCATGTGTCATACGAAGACATTGGGGGCTTGAAGGATGAACTGCAAAAGGTCAGAGAAATGATAGAGCTTCCTCTAAGACATCCAGAGATATTTGAAAAACTGGGAATTGAAGCTCCAAAGGGAGTGCTGCTGTTCGGGCCTCCAGGAACTGGCAAGACCCTGCTTGCTAAGGCAGTCGCAAGCGAGAGCAACGCGCATTTTATTACTATCTCCGGCCCGGAGATCATGAGCAAGTTTTACGGAGAATCAGAAGCGCGCTTGCGTGAAATATTCAAAGAGGCAAAAGACAAGGCTCCATCCATAATATTTATCGACGAAATTGATTCCATCGCGCCAAAGAGAGAAGAAGTGACAGGCGAAGTTGAAAGGAGAGTAGTGTCGCAAATGTTGTCATTAATGGATGGTCTCGAGGGCAGAGGAAAAGTCATCGTAATTGCAGCTACCAACAGACAAAATGCCCTTGACCCAGCCTTGAGAAGACCGGGAAGGTTTGACCGGGAAATCGAGATCAAGGTGCCTGACAAACATGGACGGCTGGAAATCCTTCAGATTCATTCCCGCAATATGCCGCTTGACACCGACGTTGACCAGCCCAGAATAGCAGCGGTTTCCCATGGTTTTGTTGGTGCTGATCTGGAATATCTATGCAAGGAAGCTGCAATGAAGTGCCTTCGCAGGTTGCTGCCCGAGCTGAACATGGAAGAGGACAAGTTGCCACCAGCAACACTTGACAAGCTCATAATAACCCAAAATGATTTTGACCAGGCCATAAGAGATGTCACACCCTCTGCAATGAGAGAAGTCTTCCTTGAATCTCCAGACGTAAAATGGCAAGATATTGGAGGTCTTGATGGCGTAAAACGTGAATTGCAAGAAGCTGTCGAGTGGCCACTCAGATACCCCGATCTTTATGCAAAGCTAGGTCATAAAGTTCCAAAAGGCATTTTGTTGCATGGACCGTCTGGGACTGGCAAAACTCTCTTGGCAAAGGCAGTGGCGACCGAATCGGAAGCCAACTTTATCAGCGTCAAGGGCCCTGAACTGGTATCCAAGTGGATTGGCGAGTCAGAGCGTGGAATAAGAGAGGTATTCAGAAGGGCAAGACAGGCGGCGCCCTGTGTCATATTCCTTGACGAAATTGACTCGATTGCTCCAACAAGAGGCGGGGGAATGGAAGGTGGGGGAGGGGGAAGTGGAACTGAGAGAATAGTTTCTCAGATTCTAACAGAAATAGACGGCATCAGCGAATTGCATGGAGTTGTAGTCTTGGGCGCAACTAACAGACCTGACATGGTTGACCCTGCGCTTTTGAGGCCCGGCAGATTTGACAGAATAATACTTGTTCCGAACCCAGATAGCAAGACAAGGGCCAAGATACTTGAGATTCATGCCAATGGAAAGCCCATTGGTCAGGATGTGAACATTCAGAAAATAGCAGAAGCAATGACAGAAGGATTCAGCGGGGCAGACACCGCCGCAGTAGTAAATACTGCAATATCGCTCGTCCTACATGAATATTTGGCAAAATATCCAACGCCAGAAGAGGCGGCAAAGCATGCTACAGAAGCGCACATAATGTTGCGCCACTTTGAACAGGCTGTCAAGAAGATAAAGACACAGAGGGATACAAAGCCAAGGGAAGCAATGGCGTTATCGCTTTACAAATAA
- a CDS encoding transcription initiation factor IIB — protein sequence MTTKTSRANPVALHDLVVTDPDTGELIRKDTGEVISDNALSQEKEWRAFGSEGDADRARTGAPVSLAFHDMGLSTVIGKESTDASGNQIDSATQMRMGRLRMWHSISHSHSPKERSLQQAFTMLSKIKDRLGLPDYVIEKAAYVYRKAQERGLIRGDSIGSVLAASIYTAVRQSGVLRTLDEISASIDVKPKQAGRSYRRIVTELDIKVPMIDHARYIIRIANRLELDERTKRKALELIEQARKKDLLAGRDPIGMAASILYLVNLEEKSYRTQADIAKAAGVTEVTVRNRSKELRNRLDMDSNSRSTLRGQKFPLLNESNTRKD from the coding sequence GTGACAACCAAAACATCACGCGCAAATCCAGTTGCCTTGCATGACTTGGTGGTTACTGATCCAGATACAGGCGAATTGATACGCAAGGATACTGGCGAGGTTATTTCTGATAACGCATTATCTCAAGAAAAAGAATGGCGCGCATTTGGGTCCGAGGGGGACGCGGACAGGGCACGAACAGGCGCTCCTGTATCCTTGGCCTTTCACGACATGGGGCTCTCTACAGTCATAGGCAAAGAGAGCACTGACGCATCCGGCAACCAGATCGACTCTGCGACCCAGATGAGGATGGGAAGGCTCAGGATGTGGCATAGCATAAGCCATAGCCATTCGCCAAAGGAGAGAAGCCTGCAGCAGGCTTTTACGATGCTCTCAAAGATCAAGGACAGGCTAGGCCTGCCAGATTACGTGATTGAAAAGGCAGCATATGTGTATCGAAAAGCTCAGGAAAGAGGTCTTATCCGGGGCGACAGCATAGGCTCGGTTCTGGCCGCTTCGATATACACTGCAGTCAGGCAGTCAGGAGTGCTAAGGACCCTTGATGAAATTTCGGCAAGTATTGACGTCAAGCCCAAGCAGGCTGGCAGGTCCTACCGGCGTATTGTAACAGAGCTTGACATCAAGGTGCCGATGATAGACCACGCAAGGTACATCATCAGAATAGCGAACAGGCTGGAGCTTGACGAAAGGACAAAGCGCAAAGCCCTCGAGCTTATCGAGCAGGCCAGGAAAAAGGACCTTCTGGCAGGCAGGGACCCAATAGGCATGGCGGCATCTATTCTGTACCTTGTAAACTTGGAGGAAAAGTCTTACAGAACGCAGGCAGACATTGCAAAGGCAGCAGGAGTCACAGAAGTGACTGTAAGGAACAGGTCAAAAGAACTCAGGAACAGACTTGACATGGATAGCAACAGCCGATCTACCCTCAGAGGACAGAAATTTCCTCTGCTCAATGAGAGCAATACTCGTAAGGACTAG
- a CDS encoding transcriptional regulator, with amino-acid sequence MLSGVTGLGVGVRDEDEDKMQLLLDSLRPAIVGLIESCNYEVPDILTKIDYAIIKELIKKPRIEVLDIAKAVDLARDCRENDREDDEKSLLEFSININPSAMKGQIVFFLPVRAERQFYPGCWKGYLES; translated from the coding sequence GTGCTGAGCGGTGTTACGGGATTAGGGGTAGGCGTTAGAGATGAAGACGAAGACAAGATGCAACTGCTGCTGGATTCGCTGCGGCCCGCAATCGTTGGCCTTATTGAAAGTTGCAACTACGAAGTGCCTGACATTCTTACCAAGATCGATTATGCCATAATAAAGGAGCTTATCAAGAAACCGAGGATTGAGGTACTGGACATCGCAAAGGCAGTCGATCTCGCCCGAGACTGTCGGGAGAATGATAGAGAAGATGACGAAAAATCACTCCTTGAATTTTCAATTAACATAAACCCTTCTGCAATGAAGGGACAGATAGTATTCTTCCTCCCAGTGAGGGCTGAGAGGCAATTCTACCCCGGCTGCTGGAAAGGATACTTGGAGAGTTGA
- a CDS encoding radical SAM protein encodes MVDLIYGRSITDLIREMPFYTSLIRKMIAYRLFGVKQPLHGSVDVNNICNLHCTHCYWWLNRKEEKDKTVEDWRKIIKDVFNKQRIFITTLVGGEPTLRPDIIELFCKEMPKRVCVVTNGTFPLKRYNGLYFYWVSLDGTEKVHDSIRGEGAYAKTKKNILDYTAGPPHNGIPAWKEIWLSMTINSRNYMTVEDLIEEWRGKVNKIGLQFHTPFAKGDPLMLPFGELRNSVVDKLIALKKKYPNYIVNPISQMSLMKGNWGGVGTTPVDCPSWAILSLDHMGRVKQPCCIGSADPKSMKPICEECGLGCYSILVAQGIKGI; translated from the coding sequence ATGGTAGACCTGATTTATGGCCGCAGCATAACCGACCTTATCCGCGAAATGCCGTTTTACACTAGCCTAATCAGGAAAATGATTGCGTATAGGCTGTTTGGTGTTAAGCAGCCCTTGCACGGCTCTGTAGACGTTAACAACATTTGCAATTTGCATTGCACCCACTGCTACTGGTGGCTCAACCGAAAGGAAGAGAAGGACAAGACGGTCGAGGACTGGAGGAAGATAATCAAGGACGTCTTTAACAAACAGCGCATTTTTATCACTACTCTCGTCGGTGGAGAACCTACGCTGCGCCCGGACATAATCGAGCTCTTTTGCAAAGAGATGCCCAAGAGGGTCTGCGTCGTCACAAATGGAACTTTTCCATTAAAGCGCTACAATGGACTGTATTTCTACTGGGTATCGTTGGACGGAACGGAGAAGGTGCATGACAGCATAAGGGGAGAAGGAGCATATGCAAAGACAAAGAAGAACATACTCGACTATACTGCAGGTCCACCGCATAATGGGATACCTGCTTGGAAGGAAATCTGGCTCTCAATGACAATAAATTCACGGAATTACATGACTGTCGAAGACTTGATAGAAGAATGGAGGGGAAAAGTAAACAAGATTGGTCTTCAGTTCCATACGCCGTTTGCCAAGGGCGACCCGCTGATGCTGCCGTTTGGCGAGCTGCGCAATTCAGTAGTTGACAAGCTGATCGCATTAAAGAAAAAGTATCCCAACTATATCGTCAACCCTATCAGCCAGATGTCCCTGATGAAGGGCAACTGGGGTGGAGTAGGGACGACGCCAGTGGACTGCCCCTCATGGGCTATACTGTCGCTTGACCACATGGGAAGGGTCAAGCAGCCCTGCTGCATAGGCAGCGCTGACCCAAAGAGCATGAAGCCAATATGCGAAGAGTGCGGCCTTGGCTGCTACTCGATTCTGGTAGCGCAGGGGATAAAGGGGATTTGA
- a CDS encoding VOC family protein: MFKSLDFLYVPAPDIESSIQYYTQVLGGELLWKIHAYGVWVACVTLSKAEKPYILLADHIHKNDVMLIYQVENLENAIAQLKSKG, translated from the coding sequence ATGTTCAAATCGCTTGACTTTCTGTATGTTCCTGCACCAGATATCGAATCTTCGATACAATACTATACTCAGGTGCTTGGCGGCGAGCTGTTATGGAAAATACATGCATATGGAGTGTGGGTGGCGTGCGTTACTCTATCAAAGGCGGAGAAGCCATACATTCTGCTTGCAGATCACATACACAAGAATGACGTGATGCTCATATACCAAGTGGAGAACCTTGAAAACGCGATTGCGCAATTGAAATCGAAAGGCTGA
- a CDS encoding antibiotic biosynthesis monooxygenase, giving the protein MIGLDRRHYMTALHQNGNGKNDDGPITVIVTRKAKSGRIREFEEWMDGVIHEAMKFEGHMGVNIIRPVDASSNPEYVIIFRFNTYENLAKWEKSEIRKKWIEKSKDVTEGEAKVEMQTGLEFWFTPSSSNNPPAAIQPPRHKMAIVVTGIIFVLVSILLPQIRQATIGLPFLLSTLIGVVTMVLLMTYVIMPSVTRLLRPWLSKKRLF; this is encoded by the coding sequence ATGATAGGGTTAGATCGGCGACATTACATGACGGCCCTGCACCAGAATGGTAATGGCAAGAACGACGACGGCCCAATCACGGTTATCGTCACCAGGAAAGCAAAGAGTGGCAGGATCAGGGAATTTGAGGAATGGATGGACGGTGTAATACACGAAGCCATGAAATTTGAAGGGCACATGGGGGTAAACATAATCCGGCCGGTTGACGCGTCATCAAATCCTGAATACGTCATAATCTTCCGCTTCAATACATATGAAAATCTGGCGAAATGGGAAAAGTCGGAGATAAGGAAAAAATGGATTGAAAAGAGCAAGGACGTGACAGAGGGCGAAGCCAAGGTAGAGATGCAGACTGGGCTGGAGTTCTGGTTCACCCCAAGTTCCAGCAATAATCCCCCGGCTGCCATACAGCCACCGCGCCACAAGATGGCGATAGTTGTGACTGGCATCATTTTTGTGCTAGTATCCATCTTGCTCCCGCAGATACGGCAGGCAACGATCGGCCTTCCTTTTCTGTTGAGCACTCTCATAGGAGTAGTTACGATGGTTCTGCTCATGACCTACGTAATAATGCCGTCCGTCACAAGGTTGCTGAGGCCTTGGCTGTCAAAGAAAAGGCTGTTCTAA
- a CDS encoding transcription initiation factor IIB, whose product MVMQSSTISCMCGKDQQLVTDLESGEIVCSKCGLVSSDRVQESRAEWRIFNSESNGRSRVGSPSSLAYHDMGLATVIGKENRDSSGHQLEPSMNASIQRLRTWDFRSQAHSPTKRNLMHAFSELGRLKDKLGLSDAIMEKTAYLYRKAHEKHLVRGRSTSSILAAAIYASCRELGASRTLKDVAKATDIKRKAISRSYRILVLELDIKVPLADPMKCIAKIANSAKLTEKTKRMAMDTMNDLIGKEISAGKLPMGLAATVLYMSCLANGESKTQKDIADMAGVTEVTIRNRFKDLKAKLELE is encoded by the coding sequence ATGGTAATGCAGTCTTCAACAATCTCTTGCATGTGCGGTAAAGACCAGCAGCTTGTAACAGACTTGGAATCTGGCGAAATAGTATGTAGCAAGTGCGGCCTTGTATCATCCGATAGGGTCCAAGAAAGTCGCGCAGAATGGCGAATATTCAATTCAGAGAGCAATGGCAGGTCGAGGGTAGGGTCTCCTTCATCTCTTGCCTATCATGATATGGGTTTGGCAACAGTAATCGGAAAAGAAAATAGAGATTCGAGCGGACATCAGCTTGAGCCCTCAATGAATGCAAGTATCCAGAGACTAAGAACATGGGATTTCAGATCGCAAGCACATTCGCCTACGAAGAGAAATCTTATGCATGCCTTTAGCGAGCTTGGAAGACTGAAGGATAAACTCGGGTTATCTGACGCGATAATGGAAAAGACTGCCTATCTATACAGAAAGGCTCACGAAAAACACTTGGTAAGGGGAAGGTCTACTTCATCCATTTTAGCGGCTGCTATATACGCTTCATGCAGAGAGTTGGGAGCCTCAAGAACATTAAAAGACGTGGCTAAAGCGACTGACATCAAGCGCAAGGCTATTTCACGCAGCTACCGAATTCTTGTCTTGGAACTTGACATTAAGGTGCCTCTGGCGGATCCAATGAAATGCATCGCCAAGATAGCAAACAGCGCGAAATTGACTGAGAAGACCAAACGGATGGCGATGGACACCATGAACGATCTCATTGGGAAAGAGATTTCTGCAGGCAAGCTTCCTATGGGCCTTGCAGCGACAGTTCTTTACATGTCTTGCCTAGCCAATGGGGAAAGTAAAACTCAAAAAGATATTGCAGATATGGCAGGAGTAACGGAAGTCACCATCAGAAATAGGTTCAAGGACCTAAAAGCAAAGCTGGAATTGGAGTAG
- a CDS encoding Lrp/AsnC ligand binding domain-containing protein → MSRAFVFLNCDIGAGPEIINEMKTIAGVSDAVQVSGIYDIVAKVTEESKENIVMLVKKIRRIDNVRSSLTMIVAEDSKSLAGAV, encoded by the coding sequence ATGTCAAGAGCTTTTGTGTTTTTGAATTGTGACATTGGAGCAGGGCCTGAAATCATCAATGAGATGAAGACGATTGCAGGCGTTTCTGATGCTGTGCAGGTATCTGGCATCTACGATATCGTGGCAAAAGTAACTGAAGAATCGAAGGAAAACATAGTAATGCTAGTAAAGAAAATCAGGAGGATTGATAATGTCAGATCAAGTTTGACAATGATTGTAGCTGAAGATTCGAAATCTTTGGCTGGGGCAGTTTGA
- a CDS encoding universal stress protein, whose protein sequence is MALSVVSKILVPIDGSESSMRAANAAIELARRYNEESRPVEVIALHVIDINPKFHLFTKYGFHYSEYERKAKETAQKGTAEWFPKIKEKADHHNLRFRSEVTDSSSASVVGEIVKFAEREKVDLIVLGTRGQSEFERLLIGSVTSGVTVYAQCSVMIVK, encoded by the coding sequence ATGGCTCTGTCAGTAGTTTCCAAAATACTGGTTCCGATAGACGGTTCAGAGTCATCAATGCGTGCGGCTAACGCTGCAATTGAGCTGGCCAGAAGGTATAATGAAGAATCACGTCCTGTTGAAGTGATTGCACTCCATGTTATAGATATCAATCCAAAGTTTCATCTTTTCACCAAGTACGGCTTCCATTATTCTGAATACGAAAGAAAGGCGAAGGAGACAGCTCAGAAAGGCACTGCTGAGTGGTTTCCTAAAATAAAGGAGAAGGCAGACCACCACAACCTCCGCTTCAGGTCGGAAGTGACCGACAGTTCTTCAGCATCTGTCGTTGGGGAAATCGTAAAGTTTGCAGAAAGAGAGAAAGTAGACCTTATCGTTCTAGGAACAAGAGGCCAGTCCGAGTTTGAAAGGCTGCTGATAGGAAGTGTTACTTCTGGCGTAACCGTTTATGCGCAATGCAGCGTAATGATAGTAAAATAA
- a CDS encoding Lrp/AsnC family transcriptional regulator, which produces MYNELMVSAFVLVNCHFPFDVKIADEVSKLPFVSNVYRTEGRYDLLIKLNADTEDKLKERISGDINTIHGIDATITLTIA; this is translated from the coding sequence ATGTACAATGAACTTATGGTTTCTGCATTTGTGCTGGTTAATTGCCACTTTCCATTTGACGTAAAGATTGCGGATGAGGTATCAAAATTACCATTTGTATCAAATGTTTACAGAACAGAAGGAAGATACGACCTTTTAATCAAGCTGAATGCAGACACCGAAGACAAGCTGAAAGAAAGGATTTCTGGCGATATCAATACGATACATGGAATTGATGCCACAATCACATTAACTATTGCATAG
- a CDS encoding pirin family protein, with protein sequence MVTKNSLVNNNDSTTSTSRSVQRIVNSTRTMEGEGFLVHRSFPTHFLPDFDPFMLLDEMGPMVLAPGEAKGAPDHPHRGFETVTYLLDGRFEHKDSQGHSGKLAAGDVQWMTAGAGVIHSEMPEREFVRTGGRLHGFQLWVNLPRRDKMVKPRYQDIPSAEIPVAKSPDGRVKVRVIAGEALGKQAVIETRTPIMYLHFTLEPGAEMAQPVPQDYNAFAYIVGGKGLFGVDEKPAQREQVVLFANGGDKVSIKSPSDAASPLDVLLIAGVPLKEPVARYGPFVMNTKDEIYQAIEDYRSGRMGKIDF encoded by the coding sequence ATGGTTACTAAAAATTCGTTGGTGAACAATAACGATTCTACCACAAGCACGTCTCGCTCTGTACAGCGCATTGTAAACAGCACTAGGACGATGGAAGGCGAAGGCTTTTTGGTGCACAGGTCGTTCCCGACGCATTTCCTTCCAGACTTTGATCCATTCATGCTGCTGGACGAAATGGGCCCGATGGTCCTCGCTCCCGGAGAAGCCAAGGGCGCACCAGACCATCCACACCGGGGCTTTGAGACAGTGACATACTTGCTTGACGGTCGGTTTGAGCACAAGGACTCGCAGGGGCACTCTGGCAAGCTTGCCGCCGGGGACGTGCAGTGGATGACTGCCGGCGCCGGCGTGATACACTCTGAAATGCCAGAAAGAGAATTTGTGCGCACAGGTGGGAGGCTGCATGGCTTTCAGCTGTGGGTCAACCTGCCAAGGCGCGACAAGATGGTAAAACCGCGCTACCAGGACATCCCAAGCGCCGAGATACCTGTTGCCAAGAGCCCTGACGGTCGCGTGAAGGTCAGGGTGATTGCGGGAGAGGCGCTTGGCAAGCAAGCGGTAATAGAAACGCGGACCCCGATAATGTACCTGCACTTTACTCTCGAGCCGGGCGCAGAGATGGCGCAACCAGTCCCGCAGGACTATAACGCGTTTGCGTACATAGTCGGCGGCAAGGGGCTCTTTGGGGTAGATGAAAAGCCCGCGCAAAGAGAGCAGGTCGTACTGTTTGCAAATGGTGGCGACAAGGTATCGATAAAGTCGCCAAGCGACGCCGCATCGCCTCTGGACGTTCTGCTAATAGCAGGCGTGCCGCTGAAGGAGCCTGTCGCCCGCTATGGGCCGTTTGTGATGAATACAAAGGATGAGATCTACCAAGCGATAGAGGACTATAGAAGCGGCAGGATGGGCAAGATTGACTTTTAG
- a CDS encoding MFS transporter produces the protein MLFQSYQRYSPQLLLATGITSIAIGLGMLGAITSYNLPALLLSSTLISLGMRFGMASINTLVSLRAGTDRQGSALGVTQSVSGIAQIIGPAFGASVFGYGVSVGIDGLPFIVAAAIAIPAIATSMRFLRKEVGQREM, from the coding sequence TTGTTATTCCAAAGCTATCAGAGATATTCCCCGCAACTGCTGCTGGCAACAGGCATCACCTCGATCGCGATAGGTCTTGGAATGCTCGGAGCCATTACAAGCTACAACCTGCCGGCCCTGCTTCTAAGCTCCACTCTGATTTCGCTGGGAATGAGATTTGGCATGGCTTCAATCAACACGCTTGTATCGCTAAGAGCAGGCACAGACAGGCAGGGAAGTGCGCTTGGGGTAACGCAGTCAGTCTCCGGGATTGCGCAGATCATAGGTCCCGCCTTTGGAGCCTCCGTCTTTGGCTATGGAGTCTCTGTAGGAATAGACGGGCTGCCCTTCATCGTTGCTGCGGCAATTGCAATACCGGCCATCGCGACGAGCATGCGCTTTCTCAGAAAAGAAGTTGGCCAAAGGGAGATGTGA
- a CDS encoding mechanosensitive ion channel family protein, with product MAGIGGEVIALLLITLQQVGTQSVTEPLTNSLNQFATSIAESGPRIIAALILLGIGLLVGRVIGWVVKKVAQKMNVDQHWNRTSIGESVSRSGWSLSKIISTAAKWFVYLFFISAAVNVLQFQQLSEAINAVWLWIPNVIAFIVVLGVGAIIADFVGRWMQRELPARGVVGGRALGLAATGILYAIVFAVAVAQLRIGETILNSVISALVWGVAAAVAIGVGVGLAYSLRETFPAMIRGSTQIQPTLKQGQRVTMDGKTGTIQEAGSFSIILKDDQGNTVVIPTKNIIDKEIVILSGPKPETSERMVEGMSAETAASPSYKTTGEAA from the coding sequence ATGGCAGGTATAGGTGGCGAAGTTATTGCCCTGCTGTTAATTACTTTGCAGCAAGTAGGGACCCAGTCAGTTACAGAGCCTTTAACAAATTCGCTAAACCAGTTTGCAACCTCGATAGCAGAATCAGGCCCCAGAATCATAGCTGCCCTGATTCTGCTCGGGATTGGTCTGCTGGTTGGCCGCGTGATAGGATGGGTGGTGAAGAAGGTTGCCCAAAAGATGAACGTTGATCAGCACTGGAACAGAACCAGCATAGGCGAATCAGTGTCAAGGAGCGGCTGGTCGCTGTCCAAGATAATTTCTACAGCGGCAAAGTGGTTTGTTTACCTGTTCTTCATATCAGCTGCAGTGAACGTGCTGCAATTCCAGCAGCTATCCGAGGCAATCAATGCAGTGTGGCTTTGGATTCCAAACGTAATAGCGTTCATTGTAGTGCTGGGAGTTGGAGCCATCATTGCCGACTTTGTTGGCAGGTGGATGCAGCGGGAACTGCCGGCCAGAGGCGTGGTTGGAGGCAGGGCGCTAGGGCTTGCCGCCACAGGTATCCTCTACGCCATCGTGTTTGCAGTGGCCGTGGCCCAGCTGCGCATAGGCGAAACCATACTGAACTCTGTCATATCTGCGCTGGTGTGGGGAGTTGCGGCAGCCGTAGCAATAGGCGTAGGAGTCGGCTTGGCATACAGCCTAAGAGAAACGTTCCCGGCAATGATAAGGGGAAGCACGCAGATACAGCCTACGCTGAAACAGGGGCAGAGAGTAACAATGGATGGAAAGACAGGCACAATTCAGGAAGCCGGGTCGTTTAGCATAATACTGAAAGACGATCAGGGCAATACAGTTGTCATTCCAACTAAGAATATTATCGATAAAGAAATAGTGATACTATCAGGTCCAAAGCCAGAAACGTCAGAGAGGATGGTTGAAGGGATGAGCGCAGAGACGGCCGCTAGCCCGTCGTACAAGACTACCGGCGAAGCCGCTTAA